Proteins from one Rubripirellula tenax genomic window:
- a CDS encoding Gfo/Idh/MocA family protein has translation MTKRTPRSRANLLAKQQTQAPSAEPTAPVFDDVPSRRNFIKGSGMMLAGGAIVGTNLSVARGAHAFGSDVIKIGLVGCGGRGTGAAIQALNTTGGETKLVAMADVFENSIQTAYRTIKGKHPDKLDVEDTRFVGLDAFKSVLATDCDFVILATPPGFRPQQFEAAVEAGKHVFMEKPVATDAPGVRRVLAAGQKAKEKGLAVQVGLQRHHEFRYRECIDKLQNGGIGDLIFGRAYWNGGGVWVRPRTAEQTELEYQMRNWYYFTWLCGDHIDEQHIHNLDVINWLLGSRPIEAQGQGGREVRKGTDHGQIFDHHMVEYTYPSGFKLLSQCRHIQGCWNNVSEHVHGTSGSCDISDALIRDAQGKKTWQSELKETKGGKGWQQEHHDFFAALRKGETPNEVEYGAHSTMTAILGRMATYSGKVVKWDDAINSDIALADTDAMQTFDDAAPIQPDADGNYTVPVPGSKQRFV, from the coding sequence GTGACGAAACGCACGCCTCGGTCGCGAGCCAACTTGTTGGCCAAACAACAGACCCAAGCTCCGTCCGCCGAACCGACGGCGCCAGTCTTCGATGATGTCCCGTCGCGACGCAATTTTATCAAGGGAAGCGGCATGATGTTGGCCGGCGGTGCGATCGTGGGAACGAACCTTTCGGTCGCTCGCGGTGCGCATGCCTTCGGCAGTGACGTTATCAAGATCGGTTTGGTCGGGTGCGGCGGCCGGGGTACCGGCGCGGCGATCCAAGCACTGAACACGACCGGCGGCGAGACCAAGTTGGTCGCGATGGCCGACGTTTTCGAGAACAGCATCCAAACCGCTTACCGGACCATCAAGGGCAAGCATCCCGACAAACTGGATGTCGAGGACACGCGGTTCGTCGGACTCGACGCATTCAAGTCGGTGTTGGCGACAGATTGCGATTTTGTGATCTTGGCAACACCGCCGGGTTTTCGACCTCAACAATTCGAAGCCGCCGTCGAAGCTGGCAAGCATGTCTTCATGGAAAAGCCCGTCGCAACCGACGCACCCGGTGTGCGCCGCGTTCTAGCAGCCGGCCAGAAGGCGAAAGAAAAAGGCTTGGCGGTCCAAGTCGGATTACAGCGGCATCACGAGTTTCGGTACCGCGAGTGTATCGACAAACTTCAAAACGGCGGGATCGGTGACTTGATCTTCGGGCGCGCTTATTGGAATGGTGGCGGCGTTTGGGTCCGCCCGCGAACGGCCGAACAAACCGAGCTCGAATACCAAATGCGCAATTGGTACTACTTCACTTGGTTGTGCGGTGATCATATCGACGAGCAACACATTCACAATTTGGACGTAATCAATTGGCTATTGGGCTCGCGCCCCATCGAAGCGCAAGGCCAAGGTGGTCGCGAAGTTCGTAAAGGAACCGATCACGGCCAAATCTTTGACCACCACATGGTCGAGTACACGTATCCCAGTGGTTTCAAGCTTCTTAGCCAATGTCGTCACATTCAAGGATGCTGGAACAACGTTAGCGAGCATGTTCACGGCACCAGCGGATCTTGCGACATCAGTGACGCGTTGATTCGCGATGCCCAGGGCAAAAAGACGTGGCAAAGCGAGCTGAAAGAGACGAAGGGCGGGAAGGGCTGGCAACAAGAACACCACGACTTCTTTGCCGCATTGCGGAAAGGCGAAACACCGAACGAAGTCGAATACGGTGCGCACAGCACGATGACCGCGATCCTGGGGCGAATGGCGACGTACAGCGGCAAGGTTGTGAAATGGGATGACGCGATCAACAGCGACATCGCCCTTGCGGATACCGACGCGATGCAGACGTTCGACGATGCGGCACCGATCCAGCCCGACGCCGACGGCAACTATACGGTACCAGTCCCGGGCAGCAAGCAACGGTTTGTGTGA
- a CDS encoding phytoene desaturase family protein, with product MIKADSKSLHVVVVGAGLAGLSSACVLAARGHRVTLLDKNDWVGGKAAVHEADGYRFDMGPTILTLPSVLKRVFAEAGKDLADYMDMVALDPQWRCFFEGGGNDPNTVLDLVANTDAMKKNIDALTGSATSGEGYARFMRMSEQLHGVSDRFFFWRSVGGLSDTMDVGGTFSAAVLKDVLSLRMGRSVASVVRSHVPDHRVAQMMDHFTQYVGSSPYNSPAVLCSIAHMQTDEGIWYPIGGTRAVPRALCRLAEELGVDVRVGVDVMRITTSGTGSSSKVTGVVTAHGDVIECDAVVSNCDAVRTYRELLKGTPQSKAFEKKNSHEPACSGVVLYLGLDRRYEQLLHHNFIFSRDPEEEFDYIYKRGEPAPDPSAYVCAPAISEPGVAPEGGEALYILVHTPYMRSGHNWKEMLPKYRDVILDKLERTAGMSGIRDSIRHESSLTPEGIHNRYRVLNGAIYGLASHGKYLGAFKPSNRRKDLSGLYLAGGAAHPGPGMPMVMMSGWIAADSLDQDVQAGKIKGSSRTPVPAR from the coding sequence ATGATCAAAGCAGATTCAAAATCGCTTCACGTCGTTGTCGTCGGCGCCGGTTTGGCCGGTTTGTCGTCGGCCTGTGTTTTGGCGGCCCGCGGCCACCGCGTCACTCTGTTGGATAAAAACGATTGGGTTGGCGGAAAAGCCGCCGTGCATGAAGCCGACGGATATCGGTTCGACATGGGACCAACGATCCTGACGCTGCCCAGTGTGCTCAAGAGGGTCTTCGCCGAAGCAGGCAAGGATCTTGCGGACTACATGGACATGGTCGCGCTCGATCCGCAGTGGCGATGTTTCTTCGAAGGCGGCGGCAACGATCCCAACACGGTTCTGGATTTGGTCGCCAACACCGATGCGATGAAAAAGAACATTGACGCGTTGACGGGGTCGGCGACCAGCGGCGAGGGGTATGCGCGGTTCATGCGGATGAGCGAACAGTTGCACGGCGTTTCCGATCGTTTCTTCTTTTGGCGCAGCGTCGGCGGACTCTCGGACACGATGGATGTCGGCGGGACATTTTCGGCCGCAGTGTTGAAAGACGTACTCTCGCTGCGAATGGGGCGAAGTGTTGCGTCGGTCGTTCGATCGCACGTCCCCGATCATCGCGTCGCCCAGATGATGGATCACTTCACCCAGTATGTCGGTTCGTCGCCATACAATTCGCCGGCGGTCTTGTGCAGCATCGCCCATATGCAGACCGACGAAGGTATCTGGTACCCGATCGGTGGAACGCGCGCCGTGCCGCGAGCCCTTTGCCGATTGGCCGAAGAATTGGGGGTGGATGTTCGCGTCGGCGTTGACGTGATGCGGATCACAACATCGGGCACCGGATCGTCGTCGAAAGTCACTGGCGTGGTAACGGCCCATGGTGACGTGATCGAATGCGATGCCGTGGTCAGCAACTGTGACGCTGTGCGGACCTATCGCGAATTGCTAAAAGGGACTCCGCAATCCAAAGCGTTCGAGAAAAAGAACTCGCACGAACCAGCTTGCAGCGGTGTGGTGCTGTATTTGGGCTTGGATCGTCGATACGAACAACTGCTGCACCACAACTTTATTTTCTCGCGAGATCCCGAAGAAGAATTCGACTACATCTACAAACGAGGCGAACCGGCGCCGGACCCGAGTGCGTATGTCTGCGCTCCGGCAATCAGCGAACCAGGCGTTGCACCGGAGGGAGGCGAGGCACTGTACATTTTGGTCCACACGCCGTACATGCGCAGCGGTCACAATTGGAAAGAGATGTTGCCCAAGTATCGCGATGTCATTCTTGACAAGCTGGAACGCACCGCGGGAATGAGCGGAATTCGGGATTCGATTCGACACGAATCGTCACTCACGCCCGAAGGGATTCACAATCGGTACCGGGTTCTCAACGGCGCGATCTATGGGCTTGCCAGCCACGGAAAGTACTTGGGCGCATTCAAACCGTCCAACCGTCGGAAAGATTTGAGCGGGTTGTACCTGGCCGGCGGTGCTGCTCATCCTGGCCCAGGCATGCCGATGGTGATGATGAGCGGTTGGATCGCAGCGGACAGCCTGGATCAGGACGTCCAGGCTGGCAAGATCAAAGGTTCATCCCGCACACCTGTGCCGGCTCGATAA
- a CDS encoding RsmD family RNA methyltransferase — MKRSSKSDSRPSKSKSTSKPASAAKSTRRGKPALQSATSPAASKSGGKKKAAATKPTKLRIIGGDMRGRTIVYHGEEFTRPMKDNIRENVFNILLKAIKGAKCIDLFAGTGAMAFESLSRGASSAVIVEQNRMAVRYIRETAETLDVSGKLKIVTADTFRVASQLVGPPKDETPWVLFLCPPYIFWHERLEELNAIIRAAQVNAPPGSVLMVETEKTFDQDLLPPGDWDRRTYGGTTLGFIEPAQVCGMNL; from the coding sequence ATGAAACGATCCTCTAAATCCGATTCTCGGCCGTCCAAATCCAAGTCGACGTCAAAACCGGCTTCTGCGGCGAAATCGACCCGACGCGGGAAACCGGCGTTGCAATCGGCGACTTCCCCAGCGGCGTCCAAATCGGGCGGAAAGAAGAAGGCGGCAGCAACAAAACCAACAAAATTGCGAATCATCGGCGGCGATATGCGCGGTCGCACGATCGTCTATCACGGCGAAGAGTTTACCCGCCCGATGAAAGACAACATCCGCGAGAACGTTTTCAATATCTTGCTGAAGGCGATCAAGGGTGCGAAGTGCATCGACTTGTTCGCGGGAACCGGCGCGATGGCGTTCGAGTCGCTAAGCCGCGGAGCGTCGTCGGCCGTCATTGTTGAACAGAACCGAATGGCCGTCCGATACATTCGCGAGACTGCCGAGACACTGGACGTTTCGGGCAAGTTGAAAATCGTGACGGCGGATACTTTCCGCGTTGCCAGCCAGTTGGTGGGCCCGCCGAAGGACGAAACGCCTTGGGTGCTGTTCCTTTGTCCGCCGTACATCTTTTGGCACGAACGATTGGAAGAACTCAACGCCATCATTCGCGCCGCGCAGGTGAACGCGCCGCCCGGTAGTGTTTTGATGGTCGAAACAGAAAAAACGTTTGACCAAGATCTGCTGCCGCCCGGCGATTGGGACAGGCGGACGTACGGCGGAACGACGCTAGGGTTTATCGAGCCGGCACAGGTGTGCGGGATGAACCTTTGA
- a CDS encoding aldehyde dehydrogenase family protein yields the protein MQHRTELNPWGETTTKAATKTRCRVIASVAHQLASATTEFTRLCASDQRCDPVETITSELLPLCAALRWIGRSGPRVLSPRRVGFAGRPMWLAGVQSHVERQPHGLVLVLGTWNYPLLLPGVQMAQALAAGNRVLVKPAAGCELATARLVRAFYDAGVPPESLNPINSSTESATAAMDAGVDLIVLTGSAETGRRVLERASQSLTPVIAELSGCDAVIVLPDADIERAAQAIVFGLTFNSGATCIAPRRLIADEPTADRLLQAIRSRLATSPSVVVHSSARMAVADVIRRSLSEGCVDALGNVDVDALATSGRMLPAVLDQVVPDHPVATADIFAPVTSIMRVEQIVDAVGIVNDCRYRLAASIFGNRVAAAEMAKRLSVGTVTLNDLIVPTADPRLPFGGRGDSGFGVTRGVEGLLSMTTPKVVSERTGSWAPHLRARTENDERILSAMVGWLHGTASLRLASLKRMVRRDE from the coding sequence ATGCAACATCGTACTGAGCTGAACCCGTGGGGCGAAACGACGACCAAGGCCGCCACCAAGACTCGGTGCAGGGTGATCGCATCGGTCGCACATCAGCTTGCGTCGGCGACGACAGAGTTCACGCGACTTTGCGCCAGCGACCAGCGGTGTGACCCGGTCGAAACCATCACTTCCGAACTGCTTCCGCTGTGTGCAGCACTCCGCTGGATCGGGCGAAGCGGGCCGCGAGTCCTGTCGCCGCGACGGGTTGGATTTGCCGGTCGACCGATGTGGCTGGCTGGTGTCCAGAGCCACGTTGAACGCCAACCACACGGGCTGGTCTTGGTGTTGGGAACATGGAATTATCCGTTGCTGCTGCCGGGAGTTCAAATGGCGCAGGCGCTGGCCGCGGGCAATCGGGTTCTCGTCAAGCCAGCCGCGGGATGTGAATTGGCGACGGCACGACTGGTCCGCGCGTTTTACGATGCGGGTGTGCCGCCGGAGTCACTGAACCCAATCAATTCGTCGACCGAATCCGCCACTGCCGCGATGGACGCGGGTGTGGATTTGATCGTCTTGACCGGTTCGGCTGAGACCGGGCGACGCGTGTTGGAGCGGGCATCCCAGAGTCTGACGCCGGTGATCGCTGAACTGAGCGGTTGTGACGCCGTCATCGTGCTGCCGGATGCCGATATTGAACGTGCTGCACAAGCGATTGTGTTTGGGTTGACGTTCAATTCCGGCGCGACCTGCATCGCGCCTCGCAGGTTGATTGCCGACGAACCGACGGCGGACCGACTGCTCCAAGCCATTCGGTCGCGACTGGCGACGAGCCCTTCGGTGGTCGTTCACTCGTCGGCACGAATGGCCGTGGCTGACGTCATACGCCGTTCTCTCTCGGAGGGATGCGTCGACGCGCTCGGCAACGTAGATGTCGATGCGCTCGCGACGTCCGGTCGAATGTTGCCGGCGGTGCTGGACCAAGTCGTGCCCGACCATCCGGTAGCGACCGCCGACATTTTTGCGCCGGTTACGTCAATCATGCGGGTCGAACAAATCGTAGATGCCGTCGGAATCGTGAACGATTGCCGGTACCGTTTGGCGGCGTCGATCTTCGGGAATCGCGTTGCTGCCGCTGAAATGGCGAAGCGATTGTCTGTCGGTACCGTCACGTTGAACGATCTGATCGTTCCGACGGCCGACCCGCGCTTACCGTTCGGCGGTCGCGGCGACAGCGGATTCGGTGTGACGCGAGGCGTCGAAGGTTTGTTATCGATGACCACACCCAAGGTGGTGTCGGAACGAACAGGAAGCTGGGCCCCACACTTACGAGCCCGCACGGAAAACGATGAACGCATTCTCTCTGCCATGGTCGGATGGTTGCACGGCACCGCATCGCTGCGGTTAGCCTCGCTGAAACGGATGGTCCGACGCGACGAATAG
- a CDS encoding peptidylprolyl isomerase — protein sequence MRFPIDFFRRLFGFIAVSFAVSVAPTAILTAAAGQEPTAATESAASASVSADKTREETTDGATEGSGTPDEASSGKAGPTPMSKAEFEALQKDPVYLAEVEKRRAKFSEAKQALVEALSRQRAAFMRYVNLEDRTPAGRKQYFDARADVCRLMDETYMAALEVIRVSGDEETATYLVTMIDHRLKRDIYDIHTLEGATRMIDGGSLLASLFEASVRSAVSEGEFDMAKQLFDALDRDKLKDVDKSLYFLLDLHKERYEAEEIVRAKEAEEDRLPRVKLETTQGDVILELFIDQAPSTVSNFIQLVEQGFYDGLDFYQVIDHLFALTGDPTGLGDGNSSKFVVDEHERADHRHAFRGSLLMAKIPVGDTGEFVPNTGSSQFAILFLPVAQASDNQTVFGRVIEGMDVVSRMRRIDPSKEKKKDAIQIPPDRIIEATVIRRPAELPEPVYVRPGMPRR from the coding sequence ATGCGTTTCCCAATCGATTTTTTTCGTCGCCTTTTCGGATTCATCGCCGTTTCGTTCGCCGTTTCGGTCGCTCCGACTGCAATTTTGACAGCGGCGGCCGGCCAGGAGCCAACCGCGGCAACGGAATCGGCAGCGTCAGCGTCCGTATCGGCCGACAAAACCAGAGAGGAAACCACCGACGGTGCAACGGAAGGTTCGGGAACACCGGACGAAGCCAGTTCGGGCAAAGCCGGGCCCACTCCGATGAGCAAAGCGGAATTCGAAGCACTGCAAAAGGATCCGGTCTACCTCGCGGAGGTCGAAAAGCGACGTGCAAAGTTTTCTGAGGCGAAGCAAGCCCTCGTCGAAGCACTGTCGCGACAACGAGCGGCCTTCATGCGTTACGTCAACCTCGAAGACCGCACCCCGGCAGGTCGAAAACAGTACTTCGACGCGCGAGCGGATGTATGCCGATTGATGGACGAAACCTACATGGCGGCGTTAGAGGTGATTCGAGTCTCGGGCGACGAAGAAACGGCAACCTACTTGGTCACCATGATTGACCACCGCTTGAAACGAGACATCTACGACATCCACACGCTCGAAGGCGCGACGCGGATGATCGACGGTGGATCCTTGTTGGCTAGCCTGTTCGAAGCATCCGTGCGTTCGGCGGTTTCGGAAGGCGAATTCGATATGGCAAAGCAACTTTTCGATGCCCTCGATAGAGACAAGCTCAAAGACGTGGATAAGAGCCTTTACTTTTTGTTGGATCTGCACAAGGAACGTTACGAGGCTGAAGAGATTGTGCGCGCCAAAGAGGCCGAAGAAGATCGTTTGCCGCGAGTCAAACTTGAAACGACTCAAGGCGACGTCATCCTGGAATTGTTCATCGACCAAGCCCCTTCGACCGTTTCGAACTTCATCCAGTTGGTGGAGCAAGGGTTTTACGACGGCCTCGATTTCTATCAAGTGATCGACCACTTGTTCGCCTTGACAGGGGACCCGACAGGTTTGGGGGATGGCAATAGCTCGAAATTTGTCGTCGACGAGCACGAACGGGCCGATCATCGGCACGCCTTTCGCGGATCCCTGTTGATGGCAAAGATTCCTGTGGGTGACACGGGCGAATTCGTTCCCAATACGGGCAGCAGCCAGTTTGCGATCCTGTTCTTGCCTGTCGCTCAAGCCAGTGACAATCAAACCGTTTTTGGACGAGTGATCGAAGGAATGGACGTTGTTTCGCGAATGCGACGCATCGATCCCTCGAAAGAAAAAAAGAAGGACGCGATCCAAATACCGCCTGATCGGATCATCGAGGCGACGGTCATTCGCCGTCCGGCAGAGCTCCCGGAACCCGTATACGTCCGACCGGGAATGCCCCGTCGGTAA
- a CDS encoding secretin N-terminal domain-containing protein, translated as MKRNTQFGRRNCSTAFLVGATFVGTLVCTSGLEADDGIDSVEPLVVASPEPSDAVDVSAGILPLEMEPPTDLRFSFNGTPWREVIRWIADESGLALHVGDLPPGSFTYSDVSSYDTAAAIDRINLFLLAEGFTLVRSGDLLSVINLGDPRSLQQLDLLAAQIPTDALADAVNQHEVVKCIFALGNIDSDDAVAELAALKLMTQPTILSKTNQLMITDTVSKLRNVRDVLAAFEPNEMENGTVVKTFSLQHVSAEDILLVARPHLGLATGEMIGIDVSLSSDIQGKHLFATGVEDKVKVIERLVEALDQPEPVASTIDGEKTLQSHLVSGGNVETVYNVLQTLLNGKEVRLSIDERSSSIVALAPLSVQNEIAATIQQVQASEAAFEVIPLQNTDPFFVITLLEQMLDLPGPLTSPKNVDPDAPKIDADPGNRRLFVRGKQHQIDQIKKIVEGLEATSGTSQSSLNSESADQVRIVPIKGQRAIELLETAATFWRSTNPVVIFPSSNAGFPAPTERVPNASEPDRAPLPSADPASEANESSSRGLSDRFTAIGNHDARQFTAVSNRVPTVRCQVTDRGILIQSEDTDALSQFESHLRMIAGPDHPASTAPVVFYLQHTRPSDALRLLGELIDGGQSAREGEAGTLVNGYVSGGPSSSFFGSLISSQEGTTTMMAGSITVVADSRLNRLIAQGTEDDIETIAGYLRIIDKDESITDIQIHGRSHVIELLHTSATEVAKSIKEAFVDRVAEKAPASRSGSSSLKGEAALDPREAYLAARAASLGAASDSKKSNEQDKPAVADVEPKMTIAVHESSNSLIVTAPDALFAEVESLVQKLDVGSEQTVEVVTPINNEVYGLLLQELASGSAASGPIRSAAKPKTTSRAKTTSRTSARTK; from the coding sequence ATGAAACGAAATACGCAATTTGGTCGTCGTAACTGCTCGACGGCTTTCCTGGTCGGTGCCACATTTGTCGGCACCCTGGTCTGTACTAGCGGATTAGAAGCCGACGACGGGATCGACAGCGTTGAACCGCTTGTGGTTGCATCGCCAGAGCCTAGTGATGCAGTCGATGTCAGCGCTGGCATCCTTCCGCTGGAAATGGAGCCTCCGACGGACCTTAGATTTTCCTTCAACGGCACTCCTTGGCGAGAAGTGATTCGTTGGATCGCTGACGAATCGGGGCTCGCACTCCACGTGGGCGATTTGCCGCCGGGCAGCTTCACCTACAGCGACGTGAGTTCCTACGACACGGCCGCAGCGATCGATCGAATCAATTTGTTTCTGCTTGCCGAAGGATTCACGTTGGTCCGCAGTGGCGACTTATTGTCCGTCATCAATCTCGGCGACCCTCGCAGTCTGCAACAGCTCGACCTGCTGGCCGCTCAAATTCCTACCGATGCACTTGCTGATGCGGTAAACCAGCATGAAGTGGTCAAGTGCATTTTCGCGCTCGGGAACATTGATTCGGACGATGCGGTCGCCGAGCTCGCGGCGCTGAAGCTGATGACGCAGCCGACAATTCTTTCAAAGACGAATCAATTGATGATCACCGACACCGTTTCGAAACTGCGAAACGTTCGTGATGTATTGGCGGCATTCGAACCCAATGAAATGGAGAACGGCACGGTCGTAAAGACGTTCTCGCTGCAACACGTGTCGGCGGAAGACATCCTGTTGGTCGCACGGCCACACTTGGGACTGGCAACGGGAGAGATGATCGGCATCGATGTCAGTTTGTCATCAGACATTCAAGGCAAACACCTGTTCGCGACCGGCGTCGAAGACAAGGTCAAAGTGATCGAACGGTTGGTCGAAGCGTTAGATCAACCTGAGCCCGTTGCGTCGACGATCGACGGCGAGAAAACTTTGCAATCTCATTTGGTTTCCGGCGGCAACGTCGAAACGGTTTACAACGTGCTGCAAACGTTGCTCAACGGAAAAGAAGTCCGATTATCAATCGATGAACGATCTAGCAGCATTGTTGCTTTGGCGCCACTGTCGGTCCAAAACGAGATTGCCGCGACCATCCAACAAGTCCAAGCATCGGAAGCAGCCTTCGAGGTCATCCCGCTGCAAAACACAGACCCGTTCTTCGTGATTACGTTGCTGGAACAAATGTTGGATTTGCCGGGTCCGCTAACCAGCCCAAAAAATGTGGACCCGGATGCTCCCAAAATCGATGCCGACCCGGGCAATCGCCGATTGTTCGTTCGCGGCAAACAGCACCAAATTGACCAGATCAAAAAGATCGTCGAAGGCTTGGAGGCAACTTCCGGTACATCGCAGAGCAGCCTCAATAGCGAGTCGGCCGATCAGGTTCGGATCGTACCGATCAAGGGACAGCGGGCAATCGAGTTACTAGAAACGGCTGCTACGTTTTGGCGATCCACCAACCCGGTCGTGATTTTTCCATCGTCAAACGCGGGGTTCCCGGCACCGACCGAGCGGGTTCCCAACGCGTCGGAACCGGACCGTGCCCCGCTTCCATCCGCCGATCCGGCGTCCGAGGCCAACGAGTCATCGAGTCGGGGATTATCGGATCGATTCACGGCGATCGGCAATCATGATGCTCGCCAATTCACGGCCGTTTCGAATCGCGTTCCGACGGTTCGATGTCAAGTGACTGACCGCGGCATCCTGATTCAATCGGAAGACACGGACGCACTGAGTCAGTTCGAATCACACCTGCGAATGATCGCGGGCCCCGATCATCCCGCGTCGACGGCACCGGTTGTGTTCTATCTGCAACACACGCGTCCCAGTGATGCCCTGCGATTGCTAGGTGAACTGATCGATGGCGGTCAATCGGCACGCGAAGGCGAAGCCGGAACACTGGTCAATGGATATGTATCGGGCGGACCGTCGTCTTCGTTCTTCGGTAGCTTGATTTCGTCGCAAGAAGGGACGACTACCATGATGGCCGGTTCCATCACCGTGGTCGCCGACTCGAGGTTGAATCGCTTGATCGCTCAGGGAACCGAAGACGACATCGAAACCATCGCCGGGTACCTGCGAATCATCGACAAAGATGAAAGCATCACCGACATCCAAATCCACGGACGCTCTCACGTTATCGAACTGCTGCATACGTCGGCGACCGAAGTGGCAAAGTCGATCAAGGAAGCATTCGTGGATCGCGTCGCCGAGAAGGCACCGGCAAGCCGATCCGGTTCGTCGAGCCTCAAAGGCGAAGCGGCCCTTGATCCGCGCGAAGCCTACCTGGCTGCCCGTGCCGCCTCGCTGGGTGCGGCCAGCGATTCCAAGAAGTCCAACGAGCAAGACAAACCCGCGGTTGCCGATGTGGAACCGAAGATGACCATCGCGGTTCACGAATCAAGCAATTCGCTGATCGTGACGGCGCCGGATGCTTTGTTCGCAGAAGTCGAGTCTCTGGTCCAGAAATTGGACGTCGGTTCCGAGCAAACGGTCGAAGTGGTCACTCCGATCAACAATGAAGTCTACGGGCTCTTGCTTCAAGAATTGGCATCCGGGAGTGCAGCATCCGGCCCCATTCGATCGGCGGCAAAACCGAAAACGACGTCGAGGGCCAAAACAACTTCACGAACGTCGGCACGCACCAAATGA
- a CDS encoding redoxin domain-containing protein, which yields MSRTPFQPFLSSIVLASLWIGTIPAVAADDSGDAASSIHRLVPRFLLGLVHASEVHAELKLDSDQISKLEALFAETDVEWFPARNLASEEQLAVIDRLEGRVRQWFRDNTTTAQQQRMNQLEYFAQGNRILLRTDVAKQIGLAKEQQSRLAEFAAATSESQTKLSRTQYGDPAIASLQAELEKNTREERAAIGKIVRPEQRSKLNALLGVPFDPSGLQRIYAMAPEFDSGQPWINSEPLTMSGLRGKVVIVHFYAFQCHNCHANFDIYRRWFKKYSSDDVVLIGIQTPETSRERDADAVRAAATEKALDFPIQIDLASQTWAAWGNTMWPTVYVVDQNGYIRHWWSGELNWKGATADQTIESVVDKLLDKA from the coding sequence ATGAGTCGAACCCCGTTTCAGCCGTTTTTATCATCCATAGTGCTGGCGTCACTGTGGATCGGCACGATTCCCGCGGTCGCCGCAGACGACTCTGGCGATGCGGCGTCATCGATTCATCGGCTGGTTCCACGGTTCTTGTTGGGGCTTGTCCACGCGTCAGAGGTCCACGCCGAGCTGAAATTGGACAGCGACCAGATTTCTAAACTCGAAGCCCTGTTTGCCGAAACCGATGTGGAATGGTTTCCGGCACGAAACTTGGCGAGCGAAGAACAATTGGCGGTCATCGATCGCTTGGAAGGACGCGTCCGGCAATGGTTTCGAGACAACACGACGACGGCCCAACAGCAGCGAATGAACCAATTAGAGTACTTCGCGCAGGGCAACCGCATTTTGTTGCGTACGGACGTCGCGAAACAAATCGGTCTCGCCAAAGAACAACAATCGCGGCTGGCCGAGTTTGCGGCGGCGACGTCGGAGTCACAGACGAAATTGTCGCGCACTCAATACGGTGATCCGGCCATTGCGTCGCTTCAGGCCGAGCTTGAAAAGAACACTCGTGAAGAACGCGCGGCGATCGGCAAGATCGTTCGCCCCGAACAGCGATCGAAGTTGAACGCGCTGTTGGGAGTACCGTTTGACCCCAGTGGCTTACAGCGAATCTACGCGATGGCGCCGGAATTCGATTCGGGGCAACCGTGGATCAATTCCGAACCGCTGACCATGTCGGGACTGCGGGGAAAAGTCGTGATCGTCCACTTCTATGCGTTTCAGTGTCACAACTGTCACGCCAACTTTGACATCTATCGCCGTTGGTTCAAGAAATATTCGTCCGATGACGTTGTGTTGATTGGAATCCAGACACCTGAAACGAGTCGCGAGCGCGATGCCGATGCCGTTCGAGCGGCCGCAACGGAGAAAGCTCTCGATTTCCCGATTCAGATCGACTTAGCGTCCCAGACTTGGGCCGCTTGGGGAAACACGATGTGGCCCACCGTCTATGTCGTTGACCAAAACGGTTACATCCGACACTGGTGGAGCGGCGAATTGAATTGGAAGGGCGCAACGGCCGATCAAACGATTGAATCCGTCGTCGATAAGTTGCTCGACAAGGCGTAA